A stretch of the Hydrogenobacter hydrogenophilus genome encodes the following:
- a CDS encoding V4R domain-containing protein yields MAGWIEMVSQIRRPHLGEDVSVLVFRAFRVFMGIYLDDVLGHKGAITLFQNAGRELGKEVGEKLKEESLEAYLGKVIDFVKDARIGILVPVDVNRERLVVALDECITCAGMPNIGKRICHFEAGFVAGIVETYTNKKVRAYETKCNAHGENICEVVVELNYA; encoded by the coding sequence ATGGCTGGATGGATTGAGATGGTATCCCAGATAAGAAGACCCCACTTAGGTGAAGATGTGTCGGTTTTGGTTTTCAGAGCCTTCAGGGTGTTTATGGGTATCTACCTGGACGATGTCTTGGGACACAAAGGTGCTATAACCCTCTTTCAAAACGCAGGAAGGGAGCTGGGTAAAGAGGTGGGGGAGAAACTTAAGGAAGAAAGCCTTGAAGCTTACCTTGGAAAGGTCATAGACTTTGTGAAGGATGCGAGGATAGGTATTCTTGTACCAGTGGATGTAAACAGGGAAAGGCTTGTGGTTGCTCTTGACGAATGTATAACCTGTGCGGGAATGCCTAACATAGGCAAAAGGATATGTCATTTTGAGGCGGGTTTTGTAGCTGGGATTGTGGAAACCTATACCAACAAAAAGGTGAGGGCATACGAGACCAAGTGCAACGCTCATGGCGAGAACATATGTGAGGTTGTTGTGGAGCTGAACTATGCTTAG
- a CDS encoding radical SAM/SPASM domain-containing protein, whose protein sequence is MLRMTEYIRETLEGKKPKAFEGVILIWNLTNRCNLYCKHCYSFANKDREELTREEASNFVHKLPTLGVKYAILSGGEPLLREDIFYVAKLLKEKGIRTYLSTNGLLVKDHLKDIKESFDYVGISLDGRPEVHDSFRGRKSSFYLSLDAIRECLKEGIKVGLRFTLTPITAGSLPFIFELAEREGIPKVYVSHLVYSGRARRLSDLEKEDYRKWVGFIVDKAFEYVQKKVPIDIVTGNNEADAVVLYREFTRRYPDLAKDLYERLTLWGGNQAGVRLMNINHRGDVKPDPFFFHSVGNIREEDPVKIWQRNALLSFLRERPRRLKGKCDNCPYLEICNGNSRARAYAVFGDYAQEDPACYL, encoded by the coding sequence ATGCTTAGAATGACTGAGTATATAAGGGAAACCCTTGAAGGGAAAAAACCGAAAGCCTTTGAAGGTGTCATACTCATATGGAACCTTACCAACAGATGCAATCTTTACTGCAAACACTGTTATTCCTTTGCTAACAAAGATAGAGAGGAACTTACAAGGGAGGAAGCGTCAAACTTTGTACACAAACTCCCTACCCTTGGAGTTAAGTATGCCATACTCTCCGGCGGTGAGCCTCTTTTAAGGGAAGACATCTTTTATGTGGCTAAACTGTTAAAGGAAAAGGGTATAAGAACTTACCTTTCTACCAATGGATTGCTTGTGAAAGACCATCTAAAAGACATAAAGGAAAGTTTTGATTATGTGGGTATAAGCTTAGATGGAAGACCTGAGGTGCATGATTCCTTTAGAGGCAGAAAGTCTTCCTTTTACCTCTCCCTTGATGCCATAAGAGAGTGCTTGAAGGAAGGCATAAAGGTGGGATTAAGGTTTACCCTCACACCCATAACCGCAGGTAGCCTGCCCTTTATATTTGAGCTTGCAGAAAGGGAAGGTATACCTAAGGTCTATGTATCCCATCTTGTGTATTCCGGTAGAGCAAGGAGGCTTTCCGACCTTGAGAAAGAAGACTACAGAAAGTGGGTGGGATTCATAGTGGATAAGGCTTTTGAGTATGTACAGAAGAAGGTCCCTATAGATATAGTCACAGGTAACAACGAGGCAGATGCAGTAGTCCTTTACAGAGAGTTTACCAGGAGATACCCAGACCTTGCAAAAGACCTCTACGAAAGGCTTACGCTTTGGGGTGGAAATCAAGCAGGTGTTAGACTGATGAACATAAACCACCGAGGAGATGTAAAGCCGGATCCCTTTTTCTTCCACAGCGTGGGGAACATAAGGGAAGAGGATCCCGTAAAGATATGGCAAAGGAACGCTCTTTTGAGCTTTCTCAGAGAAAGACCGAGAAGACTAAAGGGCAAGTGCGATAACTGTCCTTACCTTGAGATATGCAACGGGAACTCAAGGGCAAGGGCGTATGCAGTTTTTGGCGATTATGCACAGGAGGATCCTGCATGCTACCTTTGA